A segment of the Ipomoea triloba cultivar NCNSP0323 chromosome 1, ASM357664v1 genome:
CATATTTATGAAATAAAATTCCAAACGTTAATGGAAAACAATAGAGCACAAGAGTTTGATGTTATATATTCCATGAAACATGCGAAGTACCAAGTATGAAATCAAGGTCCCTCAAATCaactttctcaaacattttggTTTTGGAACAAGAATAAATCAATAGTTCATATACATCAATTTCATTTATATGGAGGTAAGAGAGCAAGTAACAGAAAGGGGGAGAACATagcatttcaaatttcaattacaaaatatttttcttcagaGTTTCTTAATGGCAAATAATTGCACTCCACAAAAACCGAATACCATATAATATAATGTCAAAAATGGTAACCTGAATGCACTGAGAAACTACTGTGCCACCATGCACCTTTCCAGTCATTCTGAGCAGTAGAATCATTTCCTGAAAAACAAGATACAAACAATTTAATTATGGTATTAAGCAAGTCATTAACATAACCATCCCCCCTCACATATTAGAAGTGCCTATTTCTTTCATACAATCAtatggttgaaaaaaaaattgttagagCCCTAACTTTCCATACTTTCCAATtgtgttaatattttgttcCACTTAAGCCTTAAGGCATCTTTAATCAAACTGTGCTATATATCAGTGTATCACAAAACATAACAAAACAATGCTTAATTACAAAAGTTTACTCCCAGTGCACAAAGGAGGTTACTATTCCTGTAGGTAAACCAGACACTCAAACTCCTTTACCAAAACCATTGTCAACTTATACTAATTTAGATCTTCCCATTGCCCTCCAAAAACGTAAGCATAGTTGTGCTCACCCCATCATTATTTGTCTCATATGATCATTTATCTGCTACTTCTCATGCTTTTATCTCTTGGTTAGACTCTATCTCTAGCACATTAATCACAACTAAAGCAACCATGAGACAATAATGTAAGCGCATTTTGGCATGGTACAAAGTGGTTTCTAGAACACTAATGAAGATCGTAAGTGTCAATCAGAATCTCAAAAGTGTTAGGGTTCTAGCCAAAGGCAAAGGCTAGGTATGGGTCATTTAGGTGTGGAGCTTTGGAATTGTTTGCGGAAAAATTAGTGTTGCCTGAGAGGATCGGACACATGGGTGGGCACTTATACTTGGTGAGAGTAGTAAAGACTTCTAGCCCAATAGGGCAATGTTTCTTCACAATGTCTACAGAAGTCTAGGACAAGGAAAGATTAGTAAAGTTCTGTAAGCTGAAGAGCAAtggaaatgaaataataataacttcCAAGGGGATAGGGAAAGAGGCATGATGGGCTCAGTACTTGAATCACCATCAAGCACACAAGGTTTTATCTTCGGTCAATATAAGAGTGTAGCATGGTGATCAAGgttcaaatttgaatttcaaCCTTTTATAGATAAGGGAGGACCACATGGTGTGTATAGGAGGGGTCATTGACAAATATCCCTTGGTTAAAATGGTGAGATTACTCAGCTAGTTTCCTGCTCTCAACTTATATGATGGCATTTAAGTATTGGGCCAAGTGCACTCCATCTTCCCAGATTTTGAAGGTTTTTTGGGCAATCCCAAATCTCCTTCCCctatttaagaattaaaaattcCTAAATTGATCAAAATAAGTGTATAGCTTAAGAATTTGAGGGTGTGCTTTGTAAATAGAGAATTCtacaaaattttgaaagaaaaaggaCTAAATAAGCCCCCTAAATCAATTGaatagtgcaattaagcccATGACTGCAAAAAGCTCCATTGAACCCCTCAAAGcggcaaaaaagtgcaattgaatcCGAATGTTACCTATTTAGCATGCTGGCTAACCACTGATTTGGCAAACACATGACTTTTTTATGCTAACATGGAATCCAAATGTacaacttgtttttttttttttggtttttaatttcttttttagaatCAACCACCAGCCATCTTCTCTAAGACAATGGCAGCAGTCCACATATACAAACCACAACCAGGGTTGTCAAGGTCTAGATCAGGATTTTTGGATCTTAGAGACATGGCAGCCTTTTTTACCCTCTTGGACAAAGGCGGCCATAGCTGCCTCTCTTGAAGGTCCAGATCTAGATCTTGATAGCCATGGTCATCGCTTGTATATGCGACAACTATGGCTATCCGAAGACACCCATCAGTTGTCATATGGTGGTTGCCCTGGAGAAGACAACCGGTGGTTAattctttataaaaataataataataataaataataaataataaataaaaaaaggtaAACTATACACTTGGATTCCAtttaagcattaaaaaaaaaagtgctcaTCACATAAATAGGTAACATTTGGACTCAATTGTACTTTTTTGTGACTAAATGGAACTTTTTTCAATTAGGAAGCTCAATTGCATTATTTGGTTGACTTAGGTTAACCCCTTtccaattttgggaaaaacaaATGGAAAAGTTGAGAATGTGTTCaagttttttctttctccaaaGTGGAAAAATCTCCctcgtttttcaattttttaaaaactttcttTAGAACATTGGAAAACTCTTTTTTCCCCTATAATTGAAAAACACTATGCACCTAAGATTGAATTTGACCTTTCTATTTCTTTCTCCTTGCTTCCTCATTTTTATCCTCCCTCCTCTTCCCTCATTCTTCTCCTAAGAAAGAGTTTTAATGTTGTCTTGAGCATGATTGATGAAGAGCTCAGCATTGCTTGGGCTCNaaaaaaaaaaaaaaaaaaaaaaaaaaaaaaacactacaaTGTGGTGAAATAGGTATTAAGCTActggaaaatactacttggactcCCTACTTTTACTCCCTCACACAAAaatttgatgttgacactttcCTTGGGACCCACAGTATGAAGATAACCTATCACATCTTGCCACATCATGAGTGTAGAAAAtgggagtccatgtagtagaactctaaGCTACTCCATATTTATGAAATAAAATTCCAAACGTTAATGGAAAACAATAGAGCACAAGAGTTTGATGTTATATATTCCATGAAACATGCGAAGTACCAAGTATGAAATCAAGGTCCCTCAAATCaactttctcaaacattttggTTTTGGAACAAGAATAAATCAATAGTTCATATACATCAATTTCATTTATATGGAGGTAAGAGAGCAAGTAACAGAAAGGGGGAGAACATagcatttcaaatttcaattacaaaatatttttcttcagaGTTTCTTAATGGCAAATAATTGCACTCCACAAAAACCGAATACCATATAATATAATGTCAAAAATGGTAACCTGAATGCACTGAGAAACTACTGTGCCACCATGCACCTTTCCAGTCATTCTGAGCAGTAGAATCATTTCCTGAAAAACAAGATACAAACAATTTAATTATGGTATTAAGCAAGTCATTAACATAACCATCCCCCCTCACATATTAGAAGTGCCTATTTCTTTCATACAATCAtatggttgaaaaaaaaattgttagagCCCTAACTTTCCATACTTTCCAATtgtgttaatattttgttcCACTTAAGCCTTAAGGCATCTTTAATCAAACTGTGCTATATATCAGTGTATCACAAAACATAACAAAACAATGCTTAATTACAAAAGTTTACTCCCAGTGCACAAAGGAGGTTACTATTCCTGTAGGTAAACCAGACACTCAAACTCCTTTACCAAAACCATTGTCAACTTATACTAATTTAGATCTTCCCATTGCCCTCCAAAAACGTAAGCATAGTTGTGCTCACCCCATCATTATTTGTCTCATATGATCATTTATCTGCTACTTCTCATGCTTTTATCTCTTGGTTAGACTCTATCTCTAGCACATTAATCACAACTAAAGCAACCATGAGACAATAATGTAAGCGCATTTTGGCATGGTACAAAGTGGTTTCTAGAACACTAATGAAGATCGTAAGTGTCAATCAGAATCTCAAAAGTGTTAGGGTTCTAGCCAAAGGCAAAGGCTAGGTATGGGTCATTTAGGTGTGGAGCTTTGGAATTGTTTGCGGAAAAATTAGTGTTGCCTGAGAGGATCGGACACATGGGTGGGCACTTATACTTGGTGAGAGTAGTAAAGACTTCTAGCCCAATAGGGCAATGTTTCTTCACAATGTCTACAGAAGTCTAGGACAAGGAAAGATTAGTAAAGTTCTGTAAGCTGAAGAGCAAtggaaatgaaataataataacttcCAAGGGGATAGGGAAAGAGGCATGATGGGCTCAGTACTTGAATCACCATCAAGCACACAAGGTTTTATCTTCGGTCAATATAAGAGTGTAGCATGGTGATCAAGgttcaaatttgaatttcaaCCTTTTATAGATAAGGGAGGACCACATGGTGTGTATAGGAGGGGTCATTGACAAATATCCCTTGGTTAAAATGGTGAGATTACTCAGCTAGTTTCCTGCTCTCAACTTATATGATGGCATTTAAGTATTGGGCCAAGTGCACTCCATCTTCCCAGATTTTGAAGGTTTTTTGGGCAATCCCAAATCTCCTTCCCctatttaagaattaaaaattcCTAAATTGATCAAAATAAGTGTATAGCTTAAGAATTTGAGGGTGTGCTTTGTAAATAGAGAATTCtacaaaattttgaaagaaaaaggaCTAAATAAGCCCCCTAAATCAATTGaatagtgcaattaagcccATGACTGCAAAAAGCTCCATTGAACCCCTCAAAGcggcaaaaaagtgcaattgaatcCGAATGTTACCTATTTAGCATGCTGGCTAACCACTGATTTGGCAAACACATGACTTTTTTATGCTAACATGGAATCCAAATGTacaacttgtttttttttttttggtttttaatttcttttttagaatCAACCACCAGCCATCTTCTCTAAGACAATGGCAGCAGTCCACATATACAAACCACAACCAGGGTTGTCAAGGTCTAGATCAGGATTTTTGGATCTTAGAGACATGGCAGCCTTTTTTACCCTCTTGGACAAAGGCGGCCATAGCTGCCTCTCTTGAAGGTCCAGATCTAGATCTTGATAGCCATGGTCATCGCTTGTATATGCGACAACTATGGCTATCCGAAGACACCCATCAGTTGTCATATGGTGGTTGCCCTGGAGAAGACAACCGGTGGTTAattctttataaaaataataataataataaataataaataataaataaaaaaaggtaAACTATACACTTGGATTCCAtttaagcattaaaaaaaaaagtgctcaTCACATAAATAGGTAACATTTGGACTCAATTGTACTTTTTTGTGACTAAATGGAACTTTTTTCAATTAGGAAGCTCAATTGCATTATTTGGTTGACTTAGGTTAACCCCTTtccaattttgggaaaaacaaATGGAAAAGTTGAGAATGTGTTCaagttttttctttctccaaaGTGGAAAAATCTCCctcgtttttcaattttttaaaaactttcttTAGAACATTGGAAAACTCTTTTTTCCCCTATAATTGAAAAACACTATGCACCTAAGATTGAATTTGACCTTTCTATTTCTTTCTCCTTGCTTCCTCATTTTTATCCTCCCTCCTCTTCCCTCATTCTTCTCCTAAGAAAGAGTTTTAATGTTGTCTTGAGCATGATTGATGAAGAGCTCAGCATTGCTTGGGCTCAAATTGATggattccccccccccccccccccaatgcCATGGATTTAAGAGCGGCAAACCAACGGGGTACTGATATGCCATGTTCATTTTCGCTTTCTGtttggaaaatgaaaattaaaaacttttgtaaaatgaaaaatggaattttcttttttttactaaatatgCCTCTAGATTCTCATCCTCATCTCATTCTTCAAATCAAAATCATGAGGAAGTGATAATAAACTTTGTAGCCCTCAACTTTGATTTTTAGCACAAGAGATTTATATGGAAGTATGGATATGATGTTTTTGCAACTAAAAGGTGCAGCCCTTCATTTGGTTATTTGGAGTTAGGTTTCTGTagaaaccatttttttttagtattatattaaagCTAGTGGATTCAAGGGTCGAAGGAGTAGCACTCCCTGGTGTGATAAAAGCTCAATTATGAAATCTAGTGAAAGCATGTTTACattgattatatattaataataacataactTTCATACCGATAGACATGCTATTGTAAGTAAATCTTGTGCAATGTGATGGGCTAACCCTAGGACTACAATTGGGTTATATTTTGGCCTTGTTTGGCAATCAACAGTTAGCAGTTAGTGGATTGTGTTAGCAGCTTTGACCACAAGATTGTATCAgcagtttgtaaaaagatgtttggtaaaattatctGTTCAAAATTAGCAGTTAACATGTAAATGGCATATAAGGAcattagtgcatttttttttattgttattggtaataatattataataattataaccatttagaaactataaattatccatatatttaatattttaaaaagtgactaaataacaatataaaaaaaatattaattcaaatgaACAATACATTTCAAATTGAATAAAACAAGTCTGAGAGTATGCCACCAAATTGAGTTGGTGACATCTGAacatgaaaatatgaaataaaatgtGAAAATTAAGTAGACTAAGTAACTAATGCCATTAAAACTACACAACAAATATTTCAACCTTGCCaatgataattatttcctaCTTAGAGAGTAtgccaccaaaaaaaaaaaaaggatataaTTGTATGatattaaatttaagaattaaataAAGCGGGAAAAAATGgctattaaatttaattattgaaatgcAAAGTTGCATTTTAGATGAATGGAATGAACCATACTGCAGCATAGATGAGAGAGAGAAACAAGGGCACAAACCGCACAATTGAAACCTagaaaattaaaggagaaaaATTGATGCTAAACAATGCTCCCAGCAACGTGTCAACTTTGGCGGATTGGATTGCAATTCGCTAAGTGAAAAAGTCATTAACCAAACGTTTTCTTTAGTGGTTTGACCTAGTCAAAAAGCTAAAGATGGTCAAATCCACTAAAAATTGGCGGATCAACTGATAACCAAACATGGCCTTTATAACACTCAAGTTGGAGACTTGGAGCACATAAATTTGCTAGCTTGTGGCTATAACCCTTGTGGGTTGTTGTTGCTTGCAATCTTCGGGCTTGTCTCATTCTTGAGCCAGGTCTCTAGACCGAGTAGTTTCTCCATTTTGGGTGTTTAGAATgatggttgtttttttttttttcaaaaaaaaaaaaaaaaaaagaatgatggtTGTTAATTTCTTCTCCAAGCTAGGATGAGTTTTCTTTTGGGCTCACCATTTTTTGGCTTTGGATGATGCTTATTTGTTTGTAGAGGGATTTTATCAAGGGAGGGAAAAATGATTCCACGGAAGCTTGGCTAAAGGACAAGAATATTTTATTGCTTCAATTGAAGGAAAACTTGCAGCAGGCTCAGAATCACATGAAACATTATATAGACAAGAAGAGATCAAAAAGGGTTTCACAAGTGGGAGATTGGGCATACCTCAAGCTGCAGCCTTATAAGCAAATCCACTGCTGCTTTTAGATCTAATATTAAGTTGTCAACCAAGTTCTATGAACCCTATATGATTACAGAAAATATAGGAAGTGGCCTAAAGGTTGCAACTTCCCCCTGGTAGGCCTTATTCTTCTTGTCTTTCATGTGTTCCAAATAAAGAAAAGGATTAAGCATGGGCCTACTACACAAATAGAATCCCCCCAACAACTTGACCAGATGGAGAAGTTCTCGCAGAACCTGTAGCAGTGTTGGGAAAGAGGTGGTTTAGAAGAATAATGCAGCTCAGCTTGAGATATTGGTGCAGTGGGCAAATTTACCCCCCTGAAGAAGTCACTTGGGAAAGCTATTACCGTGTGAAGAAGCAATTTCCAAATTTTGATCCTGGGGGACAAGGATCTTTTGCTGGGGGAGGGGGTGATGTAATGGAAAGCAATTCCTAGAAATAGATGACTGATTAGCTAATTTGGGAAGAAGCAACAGAAGGCTCAAAACGACGTCTTTGGATGCCTAAGTTAGTTACAAAGTTAGTGTTTTTACATTTCAGCCCTAGTTATTATAACTACTTGTGCAACTGTGATTTCTGATTTTCTGTTATTTCATTGTCATTTACTTCCTTATATTTAGAAGTGGAGTCAGTTTTTCTTTTGATGCAAGCTTTTGAATCAATGAAATCCCTAGTCCTCTTCTAAACCTTTATTACATTGCAGACACATGCATGCACTAAGGGGtcgtttggttcatggaatatcatattaccttagggaatgttagattgctggaATGTTTGATTTCTGTGCTTGGTTAAAACTGAGGTATGTAATATAAACTTGTTTGGTTAAGGagttatcttttatatatagtggttattttaatttaataccaCTACCATATTTTAATGCATTTCAATAAACTTCAAAATTAAGGTTACAAACGTTAAAGATAAAACTGGAATGACATTGTTAGAAGATAAAACAATGGTTAAAATggtaaaatgaataaaaaggGTAAGGgaatctaagattacctaagAGATGGAAGGTTATCACATTCCCTTCAAAATGGGTAAAAATATTATGTGGAGGTGAAGTTGTATTCCCTTGGGAAAATGagataacttgaaccaaacatgggaaTGTTATATAACCAAGCAAATATAACCTTTGCTATCTTAAATAACTTgcaccaaacaccccctaataAAGGTCTTGAAACCCCAAACTCCAAGTCTTGTTTTAGTTGCAAGGGTACTAAAGAGACAAAACACTTGGGATACCAAGAGTTACCTGTGCGACTAACACCGTCAAGGTTTAAACAGTGTGGATTCCAAGCATACAAATCAACCAAATGACCAAATCTGTTCAAAGAAGCAAGacatattatcaaaaaaatcagaaattaaactgataagataacccTAAATGAGTTGAGATATACCTGTCATCTCCATTACCATCTCTATTATCAATTGGATTTCCACCATAAAGTCTGCCGGGAATAGCATTTCCAATGGAGAAGTGCATGATATCAACTTCATAGCCCCGACAACTTTTATCGTTGCATGAATCAGGTGATTCTTTGCATCCACCCATCTAGTCCAACAAAATTGGAGGGTCTTAGAAAGAAAAGGCAGTGACAAAATGGGAGGGAAATTACCTTGTTTCTTAGGTTATCTTCCTATTATATTCCCCTTCTATATTTCTAGATATATTcggtaatgaataaatatgcaTATGTAAAGTTTCTTGTTTAGTACATGCAAAATTCAATAAAACAAGCTCtaataaaaagttttaattaataataatcatttaCATTATGATATGTGGCACTCTCACCAACTTGGTACATCAATGCTACAGATGGGCACTTGTAATCATCTCTGCATGAGAAGAAACAGCACATTATTACCTCAGCACATGTAAAATTCAATAAAACGTTTCATAATTTACATGATAGGTATGTTCTAATAAGAAACAAATACATATTAACTCACTAGTCACTAGAAAGTAACTACCAAAAACCACGATATTTGCATTTAACAACAGAACCCCATAAATTGACAATAAAACATTTCATATTTAATAAGACAGGCATGCTCTCAATTATCCGAGGAAAACCATGCAGTTGGGAGATTTAAGAACGGGTAGTGTTATGAATGATATCTGAAAACCTATTAACCACAAAGGCATTCAAACTCATTTTCCCACTCAAGTggttttataaattttagtaCTATATGTACTAATAGCAATACCATAAACTTCTTTCAGCCAAAAGCAAAATGAAGTGTTACTAGAGAACTTTTTAGTCTATAGGAAGATTTCATAGACATGTATACCTATCAAGATAATTGTTAGGTTTCTATAGGAAGTACATTGTTTGGTACAAGGGTTAGAAGAGAAAATTTGCATTTTATGCATAATATGTTTATTTGCTTTTAGTAAGAAATGCTTCAATTATTTAGAAAAGTTCAAAAACTATGATTGGAGTTccaaattatatattcatttaaatggcccaaaaaaaaaaaaaaaaaaaaaaaaaccttatcaGAGAGCCATACATTTTATTTTCACGAGataaatataacaataaatcTAACTGGCTCGATAATGGGGACTATGTGATAAAAGAACTTTTGGTTTCCTTGAAATTAGAATACAAATCCCATGCCCTATATGAAATTAGAGAGGAGAAAACACTAAAACTGATAAGAGCAACTTGTAAGATTCTAGGCTCTCTGCCTAAAAACCAGTCCatatattttagtttgaaatttCACTTTTCCCTCCCATTCCTTACCTACTAAGTGAGAAATGAAAACATTGAAACTCACTAGGTTGAAGTGATGCTTTGAAGTTATCTTGGAGAACAGTTTAAGTCGTTTAGCATTTGAGGATTGAAGTTATCTTGGAAAACTGTTTGGGTCATTTAGCAATTGAAGATTAAACTCCAGATTAAatccttcaaaaataaataaataaataaataaagctaaGACTAAGCCTCCAAAAAGGAAGATAAATACTGTTCATTAGTAAAGAACAGTCAGAATAAATTGTTTTAGCACTTATTATTCAAAAATGATAATTAGCTgcataatcaaattaaaatactaaaagcCAACCTTGGTAGAACAGGATATTTGAATGCAAGTACAATAGTAATCGTGTATTTAGAATTCCATGGCACACTACAACATCAGTTCATTCTAGCATTGGTCCTCCGACTATCGTGGACCAATTGTGGACGGATTAATTTAGCAAAGTTTCGgagaatttatatatttaaacgAAAGATAATAACTAACCCTTTGGTGTAAGCATAGTCCCCATCTACTTGCAGCATGAAGTAGACATCTTTCCCATCGTGCAAAGCCTAAACAGAAAATGATTTAATGTAAATAATAAGAAAGTATGTGTATAGAGCGAGTAATAGTGAAAATGAAGAGCACTTTGACGGTCATTTTTCCACCACCGAACTGATGGTCATTATCCGGATCGAGAGCGGGAAGGAGAGGGAAGTCGAAGCCGTCAATATCAGCCCAGTCATCAGCGTGGCCGTCGAGGGTGACGCGTCCTGGCCGGAACTCGGCCACGATTCGGGACTCCTCATCCGAGTCGCAGTGCCACTCGCCGGACTCCTCGTGGGCCGACCCGAGTGCGAGCAGGAGGAGGAGGGTGAGAAAGTGAAAAAGTTTGAGATTCATCGGTCGGAACGACGGCGTATCAGGAGGTGTGGTGGACGAACGGTATCCTCGAGACGCCTGATTTTTGGAGCTTCGGGAATGGAGAATCGTTGACTCGAGTTTCGTAGGCGGCGCCCATGAATATTCACCTCATGTGCCATGTGGGCTATTACTACAACTGTTTTTGCTTGGATGTTTCGTCGACTCTCTTTCAAGTTATCTTCCTAAGCATCTTTATCAGCtacattttagttaaaaaagCTGTCCTTCACGGTGGCCAGGGCAAATTATAGCATACACAAAAGTTTCTCATTATCATTATAATACTGTAaattcattaaaatataaataatttctctgttagttttttttttttgaaggctaTTTCTCTGTTAGTTAGATGTATGAAAACCGAAAAGCTAGTAGGTAAGttaactaattgaaattaaaaatatttggtaaaattaattgttaaattagttgataagtgaaaaatataaaatgattaaattaaaatattaagatTTTGATTATGAAATGTAcatatgttattttttaaattaataaagattaaagaaaataagaaaggaGTTTATTTCAAggtgttttttgagttctaATACAAACTTTTCACATttacttttatctttttttccaatataaatattaacaaatgCTCACTTCACTAGCACATTTTTATTAAGGGAGAACCAAGAAAGATGCCAGAGACAATGAAAAAGGTAAAGCTCGGCATGACCAGCCTAATGGGTATCCTTTTGGACTGTGACAATTTTGGTTTAACAAATCAAACTCAAGTTCTAAgggaaaaccgacgtcgtatatttttaacacaaaataaataatatatatgacgtcaatttttttatgacacagttttaaatttttttattttacggtgtcggttaaaaaaaaaatcgacgtcatatccttttaaaaaataaattaataaaatttttttaataaggatacataaaaccgacgtcgtaacttaaaagattttttaaaaattaattataaattcaaataaataattaaaaattaaaattttaaatttgtttatttctaGAATCACactaacacaaaacacaaagcTCTTCTCTTACCGCATGAGCAATATTACTAAAAGGATACCACTTGTGTTAATTGTCATGATGAATAGTTGTGTACTGTTTCTCAAGAGTTAACAATCTTaaagttttaataattttaatatgtaataaggaaaataaataaaatagttcaacaacaaatattgtatataaagaaaatttttaaaattaataaattc
Coding sequences within it:
- the LOC116023459 gene encoding uncharacterized protein LOC116023459, coding for MNLKLFHFLTLLLLLALGSAHEESGEWHCDSDEESRIVAEFRPGRVTLDGHADDWADIDGFDFPLLPALDPDNDHQFGGGKMTVKALHDGKDVYFMLQVDGDYAYTKGDDYKCPSVALMYQVGESATYHNMGGCKESPDSCNDKSCRGYEVDIMHFSIGNAIPGRLYGGNPIDNRDGNGDDRFGHLVDLYAWNPHCLNLDGVSRTGNDSTAQNDWKGAWWHSSFSVHSGFSVGDSPYGSSGKKGRYYFEFARPLRTMDRLQQDVQFRIGQSSKFSAAFWYPVDGNAWHGSGHYTISCDWVGLDVAYPQHGSSASSDSYWDVSSAFAFLISLLALGVSIFVAYWVHNKNTIPFTRVDVDPL